In one window of Bacteroidota bacterium DNA:
- a CDS encoding outer membrane beta-barrel protein: MRPFFLLVLGLVAAGYSSLASAQNTFGIRLGISTATLTGDFASVNGAERRTGFAAGIYGAVPLRYGIIVQPEILYMQKGFRPTDPMQVGSAEPVVELTYIEMPLLFKYPLYVGALRIDPYVGPFAGFELAERVRIDEVGEGASERASDLVSPDLGFVVGSDFNFTLETLDLVFGVRFSRGLRNILEPDAALRGNSTDVFTRTTSLLVGLNF, from the coding sequence ATGCGACCGTTTTTCCTCCTTGTGCTCGGTCTCGTTGCGGCGGGATACAGCTCTTTGGCCTCGGCGCAGAACACGTTTGGCATTCGGCTCGGCATCAGCACCGCCACGCTCACTGGCGACTTCGCTTCAGTCAATGGTGCCGAGCGCAGAACAGGCTTTGCGGCGGGCATCTACGGTGCTGTACCGCTCCGGTACGGCATCATTGTTCAGCCAGAGATACTCTATATGCAAAAGGGCTTTCGCCCTACAGATCCGATGCAGGTCGGCAGCGCTGAGCCTGTCGTGGAGTTGACCTACATCGAGATGCCCCTGCTGTTCAAATACCCGCTTTACGTGGGTGCGTTGCGGATCGACCCGTACGTCGGGCCGTTCGCGGGCTTTGAACTCGCGGAGCGTGTGCGCATCGATGAGGTGGGGGAGGGCGCTTCGGAGCGGGCCAGTGATCTGGTATCGCCGGACCTAGGCTTCGTGGTGGGCAGCGACTTCAACTTCACGCTGGAGACCCTGGACCTGGTGTTCGGCGTCCGGTTCAGCCGCGGCTTAAGAAACATACTAGAACCAGATGCAGCCCTCCGGGGCAACTCCACCGACGTCTTCACCCGAACGACCTCACTACTCGTTGGCCTGAACTTTTAG
- a CDS encoding YafY family protein — protein MSQSDRTLNKTERLFALVLLLQNRPNMTSKDLAEYFEVSRRTIFRDLRTLGESGVPLTYADGGGYEILEGYQLPPLMFTAREAATLLVGTAFTKIQPDQSLRTDADDVALKIRSVLPGPIRDYIDRLQESTVIAPYIRNLEPGQGAHDDEGRWYDLSEAVAKQRCVYMDYYVASRDELTKRKVNPLGLVYYSDSWNLIAYDHLRGDVRNFRLDRIRKMRMMMDTFKRPEDFDLNEYLKEKGSNPRSERITLRFNPRAYRWAKRGIPAEIEEEVATDDGVRVTFYFENIGYIAQWLLRYGTDVEALEPDALRETLRERATRLAEHYGAVPVEA, from the coding sequence ATGTCCCAGTCCGACCGCACGCTGAACAAAACGGAACGGCTCTTCGCCCTGGTCCTGCTGCTCCAGAACCGTCCCAACATGACCTCGAAGGACCTCGCCGAGTACTTCGAGGTCAGCCGGCGGACCATCTTCCGCGACCTCCGCACACTCGGCGAGTCGGGCGTGCCGCTCACCTATGCTGACGGCGGCGGGTACGAGATCCTCGAGGGCTACCAGCTTCCGCCGCTGATGTTCACCGCCCGCGAGGCCGCCACCCTCCTCGTCGGCACAGCGTTCACTAAGATCCAGCCCGACCAGTCGCTTCGGACCGACGCTGACGACGTGGCGCTCAAGATTCGCTCGGTCCTTCCCGGCCCGATCCGCGACTACATCGACCGGCTGCAAGAGAGCACCGTCATTGCGCCCTACATCCGCAACCTCGAACCCGGCCAGGGCGCGCACGACGATGAGGGCCGGTGGTACGACCTCAGCGAGGCCGTGGCGAAGCAGCGCTGCGTCTACATGGACTACTACGTCGCCAGCCGCGACGAACTGACGAAGCGCAAGGTGAATCCGCTCGGGCTGGTTTACTACTCCGACTCCTGGAACCTGATCGCCTACGACCACCTCCGGGGAGACGTCCGCAACTTCCGGCTCGACCGGATCAGGAAGATGCGGATGATGATGGACACCTTCAAGCGCCCGGAGGACTTCGACCTGAACGAGTACCTTAAGGAGAAGGGGTCGAACCCGCGAAGTGAGCGGATCACGCTTCGGTTCAACCCCCGCGCCTACCGCTGGGCCAAGCGCGGCATCCCAGCCGAGATCGAGGAGGAGGTCGCAACCGACGACGGCGTGCGGGTGACGTTCTACTTCGAGAACATCGGCTACATCGCGCAGTGGCTGCTTCGCTACGGGACCGATGTTGAGGCTCTGGAGCCGGACGCGCTGCGGGAGACGCTCCGCGAACGGGCGACCCGCCTCGCCGAGCACTACGGTGCTGTACCCGTCGAAGCATAG